In a single window of the Thermoplasmatales archaeon genome:
- a CDS encoding DsrE family protein has protein sequence MKKVLFLLTSGSDSPEKANLSLITAARQLKSNRYADVKVLLYGPMEKFVTKLEGFALDSFKELVAANAIDSACVAIAKNYNVSDELLKIGIKLEPFGERLARFINEDYEVITF, from the coding sequence ATGAAAAAAGTTTTGTTTTTGCTAACATCTGGATCAGATTCACCAGAAAAAGCTAATTTGAGTCTAATTACGGCTGCCAGGCAGTTGAAATCAAACCGATATGCAGACGTAAAGGTACTCTTGTATGGTCCTATGGAGAAATTTGTTACTAAGCTTGAAGGATTTGCTCTTGATTCTTTTAAGGAACTTGTAGCAGCAAATGCCATTGATTCTGCCTGCGTGGCTATTGCTAAAAACTACAACGTGAGTGACGAATTACTAAAAATTGGAATAAAATTAGAACCTTTCGGGGAACGGCTTGCTCGGTTCATAAACGAAGATTATGAAGTAATCACGTTCTAG
- a CDS encoding MFS transporter encodes MKELRDHSKLLVVEAAFIILVMTFMIRASNNMLMTTVPLLTKYSFGFSETEVGIIEALMSAAGFLTTAFLNTRLNPGQRRFAFITSTFVYTLILIGFWLSNTFSVWILGVASGAVLGMIMPNIITSASLFSDIRTRERILSLYTVALSVSLIAGPAVESYILKLVPLKEAFLLFSLFGVAATIISPMIRFPKEPITGEKTKVWSNSGFQASVYNNLAYGIPFYVLITFGGIYEVEQFHISLSLVSLLFSLFFLTSFLGRLYYSFRPPKSIKQHMTLAVSLTLIGIIFMIEARSLPVFMISLMVLGVPHGLTYPLSVLSLSRAFKPQQRNVANSWFFSLNMLIGIILPLVSGFFIERVGFKDSFLGILAVVVIIMILMFDSFRRWKISDSRTVS; translated from the coding sequence ATGAAAGAATTAAGGGACCATTCAAAACTGTTAGTCGTAGAAGCGGCTTTCATAATTCTGGTCATGACCTTCATGATCAGGGCCAGTAACAACATGCTTATGACAACAGTGCCTCTTCTCACAAAGTATTCCTTCGGATTCAGTGAAACGGAAGTAGGGATAATTGAGGCTTTGATGTCGGCAGCAGGTTTCTTGACCACCGCTTTTTTGAATACAAGGCTGAATCCAGGACAGAGAAGATTCGCATTTATTACTTCGACTTTTGTGTATACGTTGATCTTGATAGGATTCTGGCTTTCGAATACTTTTTCCGTATGGATCCTTGGTGTAGCCAGTGGGGCTGTTCTGGGTATGATTATGCCAAATATCATCACCTCTGCCAGTCTTTTCAGCGACATCAGGACACGCGAAAGGATATTATCACTGTATACCGTCGCGCTTAGTGTAAGCCTCATAGCAGGTCCGGCAGTAGAATCATATATCCTGAAATTAGTTCCGCTTAAGGAAGCGTTCCTCTTATTCAGCTTATTTGGGGTTGCTGCAACAATTATTTCGCCAATGATCCGTTTTCCAAAGGAACCTATAACTGGAGAAAAAACAAAGGTCTGGTCTAATTCTGGATTCCAGGCCTCGGTATACAATAATCTGGCGTACGGTATTCCTTTCTATGTCCTGATAACTTTCGGGGGAATTTATGAAGTAGAGCAATTTCATATTTCTCTGTCACTTGTGAGCCTATTGTTCTCCTTATTCTTCCTTACATCTTTCCTTGGTCGACTGTACTATTCATTTAGGCCACCGAAGAGCATAAAGCAACACATGACACTTGCAGTATCCCTGACATTAATTGGCATAATTTTTATGATAGAGGCAAGGAGTCTCCCAGTATTCATGATCTCCCTGATGGTGCTTGGTGTTCCGCATGGGCTGACTTATCCACTTTCTGTACTATCACTGAGCAGGGCATTTAAACCCCAGCAGAGAAACGTAGCTAACAGCTGGTTCTTTTCACTGAATATGCTTATAGGAATTATACTGCCTCTGGTTTCGGGCTTCTTTATAGAACGCGTAGGTTTCAAGGATTCATTTCTCGGTATCCTCGCCGTAGTTGTCATAATAATGATTCTTATGTTCGATAGTTTTAGGCGATGGAAAATATCAGATAGCCGAACTGTCAGCTAG
- a CDS encoding penicillin acylase family protein, with amino-acid sequence MKKSALIAGVSIVIVLMVVINIPLGPLPPLARLLNPTQGVWVPPIPKNSTVVSEFNLTQNDSTANVIVYREPDGFTGIASNHTWALFYEQGYLEAQYRLEQLTILERTANGNLASVVGPSAISSDTLSRLLMDCQVAHEEVSNLSKNSFTYKAGSEFIQGINDYVNNLNYANYPILFKLLDFKPTDWNLTDLFSLMQYFLWVNSNGNFDPILFNYALQQMPTSVIEALYPEYPAGVQNPIVPYSVNPSIYTKQGDVNNLSFYKPFVNLSKTASLVIPNVATVFDSPQQISQIISDATGQDLNLSLSLKDFGSNDWAIRTEVNGSYVALLANDPHLTTTVPSVWMGFQLVSPGMNVVGVSFPGFPGIILGHNSNVAWGATNGQIQEVYFYNETVNPSNHLEYMSDGHWTKFQVFNETINVKGSVPTKLMVKLANNGVVIENAPNVIAMNWTGFIPTDELAFFLRIDRTNSVIGFEQNETEFFKVGIQNWAVADSKGNIGIFSLGYVPIISRGNPRAVLPGNGSYNWVGFVNTSLLPHVYDPARGFVFSANQVSVSENYSYYLGWDYESGYRADEIYQLLNTTSGIDTSKMEKIQLTVHDYTTNLFLKPLLSALKSYGFSGTPEYTSLSTWNGDASINSTAETIYYFWLTNYVNDTFRPYLEHYGITLAEGLNSTAFYMGSDATYHGPLIEDLENWTSNAPNISWFNNPLNGQHRNATTVMLLSYNQTISQLTRSTGVYSTKWAWGNFHKRYLSSLFGVSVMNTKEIPAAGDSNTINAAYGLISNFGPSWRMVVNMSHPASSVGIYPGGISENPLSQYYSNTFIPWNNGVYYLLIPKDAPKQFFYQYESGVSP; translated from the coding sequence ATGAAAAAATCTGCTTTAATTGCAGGTGTATCCATAGTTATTGTCTTGATGGTTGTCATCAATATCCCCCTGGGTCCTCTTCCTCCTCTTGCTAGACTTTTGAACCCTACACAGGGCGTATGGGTTCCACCGATCCCAAAAAATTCTACAGTCGTTTCCGAATTTAATCTTACCCAGAACGACAGCACAGCTAATGTTATCGTTTATAGGGAACCTGATGGATTTACTGGCATAGCATCTAACCACACGTGGGCTCTTTTTTATGAACAGGGATACCTGGAAGCACAGTATAGATTGGAACAATTAACGATTCTTGAAAGAACGGCAAACGGCAATCTAGCTTCTGTTGTTGGCCCTTCCGCTATCTCCTCGGACACTCTTTCCAGGCTTCTAATGGATTGTCAGGTTGCTCATGAAGAGGTCTCTAACTTAAGTAAGAACAGTTTCACATATAAAGCTGGCTCTGAATTTATACAGGGAATCAACGATTACGTTAACAATCTGAACTATGCAAATTATCCCATACTTTTCAAGTTGCTTGATTTCAAGCCGACGGACTGGAATCTCACCGATCTTTTTTCCTTGATGCAGTACTTCCTCTGGGTAAACTCTAACGGTAACTTCGATCCAATACTTTTCAATTATGCACTGCAACAGATGCCAACAAGCGTAATAGAAGCTCTCTATCCAGAATATCCTGCGGGAGTACAGAATCCGATTGTGCCATATAGCGTGAATCCATCGATTTATACCAAGCAGGGAGACGTTAACAACTTATCTTTCTATAAACCGTTTGTTAACCTGAGTAAGACTGCAAGCCTCGTAATCCCTAACGTGGCAACGGTATTCGACTCCCCCCAGCAAATTTCACAGATAATTTCAGACGCTACTGGACAGGATTTGAATCTGTCTTTAAGCCTTAAGGATTTTGGAAGCAACGACTGGGCTATAAGGACTGAGGTTAACGGGTCCTATGTGGCATTGCTGGCAAATGATCCCCATCTAACTACAACAGTTCCCTCTGTATGGATGGGTTTCCAGCTTGTTTCACCTGGAATGAATGTCGTCGGCGTTTCTTTTCCCGGTTTTCCAGGAATAATTCTCGGACATAACTCAAATGTCGCATGGGGTGCCACAAATGGTCAGATCCAGGAGGTATATTTCTACAACGAAACAGTGAACCCCTCCAATCACCTGGAGTATATGTCCGATGGACACTGGACAAAGTTTCAGGTGTTCAACGAGACCATAAACGTTAAAGGTTCGGTCCCAACAAAACTAATGGTAAAACTGGCGAACAACGGCGTAGTTATTGAGAACGCGCCAAATGTGATCGCAATGAATTGGACCGGATTTATTCCCACCGACGAACTAGCATTCTTCCTGAGAATCGATAGGACAAATTCGGTTATTGGATTCGAGCAGAACGAAACAGAATTCTTCAAGGTGGGAATACAGAACTGGGCCGTGGCAGATTCTAAGGGAAATATAGGGATATTTTCATTAGGATATGTTCCAATAATCAGCAGAGGGAATCCCAGAGCGGTGTTACCAGGAAATGGATCGTATAACTGGGTAGGCTTCGTAAACACAAGCCTGCTCCCTCACGTTTACGACCCCGCGAGAGGCTTCGTTTTTTCTGCGAATCAGGTATCTGTGTCCGAGAACTATTCATACTATCTTGGCTGGGACTATGAGTCTGGCTACCGCGCTGACGAGATATATCAACTTCTGAACACAACTAGTGGAATCGATACTTCAAAGATGGAAAAAATTCAGCTTACCGTTCACGACTACACCACTAATCTGTTTTTGAAGCCGCTGTTAAGTGCACTGAAATCGTACGGATTTTCTGGGACTCCAGAATACACGAGTCTCTCTACTTGGAACGGCGATGCATCGATAAACTCTACTGCAGAAACGATATATTACTTCTGGCTTACAAACTATGTTAACGATACGTTCCGCCCTTACCTTGAACACTATGGCATAACCCTTGCTGAGGGACTAAACTCTACTGCCTTTTACATGGGCAGCGACGCCACTTATCATGGCCCACTTATTGAGGATCTGGAGAACTGGACTTCCAATGCTCCCAATATATCTTGGTTCAACAATCCTCTAAATGGACAGCACAGAAACGCAACTACGGTTATGCTGTTGAGCTACAACCAGACCATAAGCCAACTAACAAGGAGTACTGGAGTATATTCTACCAAATGGGCCTGGGGTAATTTCCATAAAAGATATCTCTCCAGCCTTTTCGGTGTGTCCGTTATGAATACGAAGGAAATCCCAGCTGCGGGAGATTCGAATACCATAAATGCAGCCTACGGCCTCATCTCTAATTTTGGCCCTTCTTGGAGAATGGTAGTTAACATGTCGCATCCTGCCAGCTCTGTAGGAATATATCCCGGTGGCATATCCGAAAATCCATTGAGCCAGTATTACAGCAATACGTTCATTCCGTGGAATAACGGCGTTTATTACCTCTTGATTCCGAAGGACGCACCGAAACAATTCTTTTACCAATACGAAAGCGGGGTGAGCCCTTGA